A window of Fibrobacter sp. UWR2 genomic DNA:
CGATAAACACGAACTTAGCGCGAACGGTTATCGCTGTGAGCAACAAAGCCCCAGTTATTAAACTGGGGCGGTTGCGAGAGCGAGTGAGGAACCGGAGGTTTCAATACCCTAGACGACGAACGAGCGGCTATCTTAAAGGGTACTCTTTGTAATCCTGCACGCCGAATTCCTGCTTCAGGTAATCCCAGCGCACCAGGCGGTTCTTCCAGAAGTACTTACGGTACAGGCGGCGTGCCACACGGCTTGTTAATTCGTACGGAATCGTGTGGTGGTCGTCGGCAACGCTTTCCATCGAGATGCGGAAGTCCAGTTCGCCGTTCACTACGTCGACTGTCTCTCCGACCTGCACGTCGGGGATGTGGCTCACGTCGACCATCGTCGCGTCCATGCAGACGCGCCCGAGAATCGGGCAAATCTGGTTACGGATCATCACGAAGCCCTTGTTGTATTCGCCGCGCAGGTAGCCGTCGCCGTAACCGATGGCGATGGTTGCGATGCGCGTGGGCTGCTGTGCCATCCAGTAGCCGCCGTAGCTCACCGTCTCGCCGGGCTTCACGTCGTGAATGTGGCGGATGGTGCTCTTGATTTTCATGACGGGCTTTATAGGCCACGGGGAGGGTGCTGCCCCCATGCAGTTGTAGCCGTAGAGCGCGAGGCCCGGGCGCACCATGTCGAAGTGGCTCTCGGGGCGCGTGAGCGTGCCTGCGGAACTGCTGCAGTGGCAGATTTCGGGGCGGAGTCCTTCGGCTTCCAGCACGTCTACGAGTCGCGTGAATCGCTGGATCTGGATATCCGTCTTCGGGTTCCCCGGCATGTCGGCCGTGGCGAGGTGCGTGAACATCCCCTCGAATTTCAGGTTCTTGAGGCTCAGAGCCGCACGGATGTTGTTGAAGTCTTCGGCATCGAAACCATAGCGGTTCATACCCGTATCAATGGCGAGGTGCGCCTTGCAGGTCGTGCCCGTTTCGCGCAGGAACTGGTCGAACGCCATTGCGGTACGGATGTCCGTGATGGCTGCCGTAAGCTGGAACTCCACGAAGTAGGCGAAGTCTGCGGGAGTGCAGGGGCCGAGCACCAAGATAGGCAAGTCCATACCATACTGGCGGAGCAGCATGCCCTCGCTGATGTGAGCGACACCCAGGTAGTCCGCACCGCCGAACTTTGCGGCAAACGAGCAGGCGAGGCTCCCGTGTCCGTAGGAGTCGGCCTTCACCGGCAACAGAATCTTCGTGTTCGCCGGAATCTGGCTGCGGATGAATTGAATGTTGTTGCAGAGTGCGTCAAGATTGATTTCAATCCAGTTCGGGCGCGCGATACGGTTCAAGTCGGGAGGGGTCGGTAAAAGCTTCATAGTACGTAAAATATAACAAACGGCCGTGCCTGCGGCCCGCAACAGGCCTGGTTGTGCGCTCTAGAGCCGTTTAAAACTCTAGAACGTAAACAAAATATGCCTACAAGGTGGAATAAATCTGTTTGCAATAACTTTTTGTAAAGTTGCAGGACTTCGCCGTATCAGCAAAAACGCGCGCAGCCCTTGTACTTATTGGTACTGCCACTTTTTGTCGGAATTTACAATTCAAATGTTGAAAATTTGTTTACCCGTTCGGGAGCATCCGTTCCGATTTTTCTTTATAGTTTAAAATCAGAGAGAACAATTTGTCTTGAATCTGAGTGAAGGAACGGAGTTGAGACTGGTGTTGTGGATAAAGTAATTCCTTCGATGATTGTCGTCTAAATCCCCCGGACATTGTTAGTTTGTGCGAAAGGCCTGGTTATCAAGCCCTTTCCCCGGTATTGCTTTTTTGCAAAATAAATGCCTTGGCTACAAGGCGATAGGCCCCCTTTTACCTTGAAAAATTACCCCCAGAAAATCACCCCCAAAATAAACCATAAACCATCAATTCCCTCGCAAGAGGGGGAGGATAAAATCATGAAACCGATCAAAAAACCACCAAAAGAAAAAGAAACTGATGAACTCGTGGTAGCGCTCATGCCCGATTCCGACGAGAAACTGAGGAATATTACAGGAGTTTCTCTGCTTGTCGCTCTTGCGCTGAGTTTCTGGGCCACGACATATGAGGTTGTTATCAACGATATGATGTTCGAGAAAACCTCCAGTTTGGAAATCGAAACAAAAATCGAAATCGCAAATAAGAAAGAAGAGAAAAAGCAGGAAAAGAAACAGGATAAGAAACCGAAAGACATCGCAAAGAAGAACAATAGGCCCGGCGGTGGCAAGCCCAAGAATCAGGGGAAACCGAACGCGCCCAAGACAAGGGGCGTCCTCAAGGAACTCGCGTCAATGACCAAGAACGCGTCAGCTTCGGCATACAACCTCATGAACGACCAGAAGTTCGCGAGAGACATAGATAAAATCCTCAAGAACACGAACGGCTTGCAGACTACGGGAAAGACGCATATTGGCGTGAGGGCCGGAAAGGTCGATGGAGCCTTTAACGAGGAAGTCGCCTCTGGGGGTGGCGGCGGAATCGGAGGAGCCTTCGGAAACCTGTTCGGCGGCTCGGGTGGTGGAATCAACACGAAGTCCATGAAGGGAAATATGAAGCCCCCTTCCGTGCGCGATATCGACATGGGTGCAGGGAACTCCTCGCGTTCTGCATCCGATATCATGAAGGTCGTGCGCACACGTACACCCGGGCTACGCCATATCTACAATAAGTACCTGAAGAAAAAACCGGGCCTGGAAGGCAAGGTGACGCTCAAGTTCACGATTGCCCCGGGCGGCGAGGTCATCAGCATCGCGGTTGTCTCGTCCACTACGGGCATCGGCGAATTCGATGGCGAAATCAAGAATGCCGTCGGTCGCTGGACATTCAGCAAGGTTAAGTCAGGAAACACCACGGTGACCATACCGTTCACGTTCACCGAATAGATAACACCAAGTAAATAAAAAAGGCCCCGTTCTTTCGAACGGAGGCCTTTTTCGTAAAGGGAGTTTCCCGGTCAAGCCGGGAATGACATCCTTACAGGCTGATCAACCCTTCCGTATCCTTGGACATGGCGTCATAGAATGCGTAGCGGGCGTCCACTTCCTTCTGGAGGTCGTCGGCGAGCTTCTTGGCCACTTCCGGATTGTTACGGGTGAGCTGCTTGTAGCGGTTTTCGGTGTAGATGTATTCTGCAACCGGGATCGTCGGCTTCTTGGAGTCGAGGATAAGCGGGGCTTTTCCTTCGGCGGCGAGAGCCGGGTTGTAACGGAGCAGAGTCCAGTAACCGGAATCCACGGCCATCTTCTGGTGCTGAAGCTGGCTGTTGAGATCGAAACCGTGGTTGATGCAGGGGCAGTAGCAGATGATCAGCGACGGACCGTTGTGTGCTTCTGCTTCCTGAAGAACCTTCAGGGCCTGAGCGTCGTTTGCACCGAGGGCGATACGGCCCACGTAAACGTTCTTGTAGCTCATGGCGATGAGGCCGAGGTCCTTCTTGCCGGCGCGCTTACCAGCGGCAGCGAAGAGGGCGACGGCGCCACGGTTCGTGGCCTTGGAAGCCTGTCCACCGGTGTTGGAGTACACTTCGGTATCGAGGACGCAGATGTTCACGTTTTCACCGGTTGCCATGACGTGGTCGAGACCACCGTAACCGATGTCGTATGCCCAACCGTCACAGTATGAAGACCGTTCGCGCTAGATTCTTGCGTGGCACTCCGGTCGGCGCTCACTCTCGCCTCCGACGACTCGTTATGACGAGTCGCCTACGGCTCACAGAAGATCCACACGGACTTCTTCACGAGGTAGTCGGCGAATTCGTCGCGGAGGCTGACGGATGCTTCGTCGGTAGCACCGGCGAGGGCTGCCTTAAGGGCGGCGACGTTTTCACGCTGGGCCTTGATGCCGGCTTCGTCGGACTGGTCCTGGGTCGTGAGCTTTTCCTTGAGTTCGGCAGGAACGTTCACGGCTTCGAGGAGGCTCAAAGCCTGCTTGGCATGCTTCGTGATAGCGAGGCGCATACCGAGACCGAATTCGGCGTTGTCTTCGAAGAGGGAGTTCGCCCAAGCGGGACCGCGGCCTTCCTTGTTCTTTGCCCACGGAGTGGTCGGCAGGTTACCGCCGTAAATGGAGGAGCAACCCGTAGCGTTGGCGACGACTTTCTATTTGGGCGTTCCCCACTGACGTGGGTCGGGCTATATTTTAACGCACTTCGGGCGGCCCTATCGAACCGCCCGCAGCGCTGTTAAAATGGAGCCTCGCTTCGCGAGTCTCCACCCCAAGGGGTCACTATCCCTAACGCAAAACGACGGGACGGTGAAGCAGACCTTAAAATATATTGAAATCAATGAACTTGTAAAAGCCGGAGCTTTTCGCCGCTTCAAATTCACCTTCGTCAAAGGACTTGTTTACTAGACCTTCATGAATGATTTTCACAAAGGTATCCTTTAGCGGGTCAAGGTCATTCTTTATAGTGTTGTAAACGATAAACGAGTCAAGCCCAGCATAATCGTGGACAATCCTATTTCGCATTCCGCGGATTGCCTGAATATTTTCACTTGCAATTCCTGCTTTGGCTGTGTCCGAGAGTTTATTGATGGATTCGCCTATGTTTGCAAGCAAAGTCAAACATGCGTTGAATACCATCTGGTCTTCTTTCTCAAGAAGTTCCTCGGTAGAATGAATGTCCTGTGTATATTTCTGAATTTTCAGTAGGGACTCGAGCATCCCCAACAAATGGAAAAGGTCGTTCCTGGGGTCATTCGACACGGATGGACTCCTTGCTTGCTCGATACAGGATAATGGGGTTTGCAAACTTCTCTATGACGACATCCACGGACTTGCCGGTCTTTTCGGAAAGTTCCTTCCGCAAGGACAACAGATCATTGTAGTCCTGGTAATCACGAACTAACAGGTCAATGTCGTTGGGTGTTGCAGTCCGGACAGACGAGCCGAATACAAAGACATCCTTCAGGCGATACTTCGCAAGAAGTTTGTTTTCACGGAATATCCGTAGTATGTTTTCGGCAAATACCATATTTATCCCTTATTACATTACCAATATATATTTTTCTATCCGTTTGTGCAAGCTTTGGTGAGATAATCCTTTTTCATAAATTCGAAAATAGCCCGCAAGTCACCGATGCTTACCTTCGTGACATCGCTCGGTCTAAAACCCAATTCCTGCGCCAGGCAGATTCCAAAATCAATCACTTTGGATGTCTTGTATAATTCGCCAAATCTACCATAATGACGGAAAACCTTGAAAAAAGTTGTTTTTCTGCGTTATTCTGGACTTTTGTCTTGTTTCCTAAATTTTACAATGGGGGGGGGGTATGGACTTTGGCAGGGGCATTACCTATATTTAAAAAGATAAACTATAGACGGGGATGTTTTATGAAGAAGTCTTTCCAGCGTGTCTTTGCGACCCTGAACTTGTTTCAGGGGAAGCAATCTCTAACCATCTTTATGTTGGCGGCATTCTTCGCCCTTTGGGGCTGTGACGACTCTTCGTCGGCCTCTAGCAACGAACCGGATGAAAATGCCGCGGTTGATTCTTCATCCTCTATTTGTAAAGATTGTGATGACGAATCGAGTAGTTCTGCTAAAAAGATTGAATCTTCTGATAATCAGAGTAAAGATTCTTCAAGCGATGCCAAATCAAATAGTTCATCATCAAAAAAAGAAAACGTGAAAAATAGCAGTTCGTCTCAAAAAGCCGAAAGTAGCAGCTCTGAATTTGTGTTCAAACTTTGTGAAGACGGTGATACCTCATCGATTGTTCTTGCCGGTAAAATCTATTACAATAGTTGCAAAAATGGCCAATGGAATCAAGATTCCATTGGTGAATATGTGAAACCCAAGGTTTACCCGAATATGGATAGCGTATTTGGGTCGGAGTTTAAAGCATACGGCACGTACGAAGATTTGCGTGATAACAATGTTTACAAGACTACCAAATATTATGAAAAGTTCCAGCAGAATGGTGGAACTGTAATAGACAGTTTTACCGTAATGGCTCAGAACCTGAATTACGCAGAAATAATGATTGACAGCACCACGACAGTATTTGATGACAGCAAGGTCGAAAAACGCTGCTACAAGGATGACCCCTGGTATTGCGACAACTACTTTGGTGCCCGTTACACCTGGAGCGAGGCGATGGGACTCCCCAAGGTGTGTGACAGCGTTGGTGTTGCAGATAACCCCAAGTGCAACATTGACCTTAGCAAAAAAGTTCAG
This region includes:
- a CDS encoding DUF86 domain-containing protein encodes the protein MSNDPRNDLFHLLGMLESLLKIQKYTQDIHSTEELLEKEDQMVFNACLTLLANIGESINKLSDTAKAGIASENIQAIRGMRNRIVHDYAGLDSFIVYNTIKNDLDPLKDTFVKIIHEGLVNKSFDEGEFEAAKSSGFYKFIDFNIF
- a CDS encoding FISUMP domain-containing protein; amino-acid sequence: MKKSFQRVFATLNLFQGKQSLTIFMLAAFFALWGCDDSSSASSNEPDENAAVDSSSSICKDCDDESSSSAKKIESSDNQSKDSSSDAKSNSSSSKKENVKNSSSSQKAESSSSEFVFKLCEDGDTSSIVLAGKIYYNSCKNGQWNQDSIGEYVKPKVYPNMDSVFGSEFKAYGTYEDLRDNNVYKTTKYYEKFQQNGGTVIDSFTVMAQNLNYAEIMIDSTTTVFDDSKVEKRCYKDDPWYCDNYFGARYTWSEAMGLPKVCDSVGVADNPKCNIDLSKKVQGVCPTGWHVMTETEWKHFAYTNGLNMGYSLLSHAVWEKKVGNNPYGMSVLPDGDEDPYNKGASFWIPYEKSETSGGLVYFGLVESFSDFSIDKSMKFGFHYVRCVLDDGDTFLK
- the alr gene encoding alanine racemase, producing the protein MKLLPTPPDLNRIARPNWIEINLDALCNNIQFIRSQIPANTKILLPVKADSYGHGSLACSFAAKFGGADYLGVAHISEGMLLRQYGMDLPILVLGPCTPADFAYFVEFQLTAAITDIRTAMAFDQFLRETGTTCKAHLAIDTGMNRYGFDAEDFNNIRAALSLKNLKFEGMFTHLATADMPGNPKTDIQIQRFTRLVDVLEAEGLRPEICHCSSSAGTLTRPESHFDMVRPGLALYGYNCMGAAPSPWPIKPVMKIKSTIRHIHDVKPGETVSYGGYWMAQQPTRIATIAIGYGDGYLRGEYNKGFVMIRNQICPILGRVCMDATMVDVSHIPDVQVGETVDVVNGELDFRISMESVADDHHTIPYELTSRVARRLYRKYFWKNRLVRWDYLKQEFGVQDYKEYPLR
- a CDS encoding AgmX/PglI C-terminal domain-containing protein yields the protein MKPIKKPPKEKETDELVVALMPDSDEKLRNITGVSLLVALALSFWATTYEVVINDMMFEKTSSLEIETKIEIANKKEEKKQEKKQDKKPKDIAKKNNRPGGGKPKNQGKPNAPKTRGVLKELASMTKNASASAYNLMNDQKFARDIDKILKNTNGLQTTGKTHIGVRAGKVDGAFNEEVASGGGGGIGGAFGNLFGGSGGGINTKSMKGNMKPPSVRDIDMGAGNSSRSASDIMKVVRTRTPGLRHIYNKYLKKKPGLEGKVTLKFTIAPGGEVISIAVVSSTTGIGEFDGEIKNAVGRWTFSKVKSGNTTVTIPFTFTE
- a CDS encoding nucleotidyltransferase family protein, yielding MVFAENILRIFRENKLLAKYRLKDVFVFGSSVRTATPNDIDLLVRDYQDYNDLLSLRKELSEKTGKSVDVVIEKFANPIILYRASKESIRVE